The DNA region TGCACCCAACATCACCACATTGCGACATTCGTAGAGtcgataaacgagtcaaagcacgaTCCTAGTATGTAGAGTCTCAGTGTTGTCGTGGGTCGTAAAGACTAATGATATACAATCTTAACAACAGACTTTCCTCTCGATAAataataaccacttggaaagttcgagggagagttgttcggtataatcatcaaaTGATTACTCATATGcatgattggacatctctatgctctTTCCATGAaacacggtacacaacatcacatatgttagtctcaagctcaagcgatctttatctttgtttttaggcggttgaatctactaggaacgaatttagaatatacggtgtctataaatgagtttcaagatcgaaatatgatttatttgtattaaaatataatcaaagTTTTTATTTATGTCAACTGTACGGTATAGttatatagataaaataaaacgaaattttaaaatataatttatattaaaataaaaagggtTTATTACAAAGTTATAGCACATGTAATCTAACGCATGTTACAAAGCCAAGAAGAAGAAGATAGAAGCAAACAATGGCGACGCTCTCTAATTATCCCTCCATCACCACATTATGCCATCCCCGTCGTACTCGCGGGCGCTGTCTTCCTGCTGTCTCCGCCTCTTACAATGACTCCCACCCTCCCCAGCAGAGTAGCTCCATCACCCGCCGCCAGTTGATAGCCCTCAACGCCGCTTCAGTCACGCTATACCCACTTGTGAACAGGGTGTTGTCGGCGGGGATGGGAGATGCGCTCTCCGCCTGGGAAAGGGCTTACCTCCCCATTGATCCCGGCGTTGTCCTCCTCGACATTGCTTTTGTCCCCGATGACCCTTCTCACGGTTCCCTTTTTTCTTTCATGTGATTTGTTAGCAATTGGTTTGGATTTGAATTTTActttttgattgattttttcATTGGATAGGATGATTTGGCAGGCTTTCTGGTGGGGACTAGGCAAACAATTTTAGAGACAAAAGATAGAGGAAACACTTGGGCTTCACGTTCCATTCCCTCTGCCGAAGATGAGGATTTCAACTATAGATTTAATTCCATCAGCTTCAAAGGCAAGGAAGGTTGGATTGTTGGCAAGCCAGCTATTTTGCTGTATACTGATGATGCTGGAGAGACATGGAAACGCATACCCTTAAGTGCTCAACTTCCTGGAGATATGGTTAACCAAAAATCTTCTTTCTTTTCCTTTGCTACTTATTCCAAGTGATTTCGTTAGTTGACTTGGCTACTCATTATTTCAGTATTAGCTCTGAGCTTTTTATGGAATGTTATTCATATCAGAATGTACAATTTCCGAAGAAACATCAAATTTGTTTTTCTACTTTAAGCTTTTAATGGGCCCACATAGCTTCATTTTTCTACGAATATATTTTTGTTCTTCTTTCAATGCATGTGCTGTAACTTCTGACACGGATGAAAGaaatgaaaatttgaaagaagaaAATGCACACACTCAGAGTAAGAGAGAGATGACTTAACTTTCCTCAATTCAGTTTCATCGTGGAGGTGGTACAAGCAGAGACAAGGTGGAGAGACCTAGATTCTTTGACTCCGAGACTAAGAAAATGTGCTGGGATAAAGCAAAGGTGGTCCTTGGTCGAGATCCTGATAGATGGCGAATGGATGCAGTTGGAAATATTGTTTGTAAAGGTCTTCATACCTGTCAGGGCTGTCTCTGCTATGAATACGATCACATCATCCCATTCTCCAGTGGTGGTGAATCTGTGATTGAGAATTGTCAAATTCTTCAAACCAGGGTAAATAGGTTGAAGTCCAACAAGAATGGCTTTGATCAAATATTACTAAAAGGTTACTCTTGTAACATTAAGTTCAGTAATGAAGAACTTGACAATATTGAGATGGCCGTTTATGGGAGTATCATCCATCCAGGGAACAAATGTCGTGTTGGGATTGTTGATGCAAAGCTGGGTAAATACAACTCCAGAGAACACGGGTTCACATGCAACTCACACAAATATGACTGAAACCTCATCTTCAAGATGGCGTTGATGATGAAATGAATTGTAGCCTTTCTGGGAAGAAAATATGTATACGGATTGATATTCTTTACGGTGTTCTTAGTTTGGTTTTATCCTCAATGAAAGTTTCATTGTATTCCAAGAAAAAGAATCACTTGAGTACTCTTGTCTGCTTAATCTATCTCCAGTTTTATAAAGTGCTTGCTTTAGTTTTATTTTCAGTTAAAGTTTGACTGTGTTCCGAGAAAAACAAACCACCGGGTCCTCTTGTCAGCTTAATCTATCTCCACTTTCATACTATACTTTGTTGATGGTCTTTTAATTGTTGGGGAGTCCCATCTGGCGCCTCTTCCTTTTATATTTATCCTTAGTTGGTATTCTATCAATTTTGTAAGGAATCAATAACAGAATTTGGTTTGCTTATCCTTCATTTATAATTTTCAgtaatatattattttgtctTAGTAAATCAGTTTGTTTTACTTGAATTATCTAATGGggaattatattaataaattccTGTCATTTGTGAATTTGATGAACATGGCATAGTTAGCCTCCATGATTcacttttcttttgttttatgtcaaatttgatattataaaaattatatgcAGATAAGAATTATATTCCACATCATGAAAGCTGTCCAGTAATAATTGTTTTGGTAATTGCAGGTGTATATAGAAGCCACCGGAGAAAAGAGTTCAGAAATGATCACAGATCAAGGTGCGAAATATGTAACATCAAATGGAGGATAAAACTGGAAGGCTGCTGTCCAGGATACGGTTCGGCTATTCTGAATAGTTGAATATCCCCTCCTTGTCCTTATGTCTTGTTGGTATCTCTTGTACAATTTTTTGGGAAAACTAATCTAGTTTATTTGCATTATGGAAAAACGGTAAAGCACAATAAAATTTGTTCTTAAAACTGTTACCAAAACTTCCTCAAATCCTAACTTATTTGTTATGGAGGCATGGAGTGTACCAAACTGATTAGACATAATATACTTTTATTGAGGCTGGGCTCTCTCATTGTTTACATCGTTAATGTTCACTAATGTTCTATTACCAAGTAACGTCTCTTTCTCTTCACCCTCTTAAAACTGTTCTCATGTCCTACTGTGAGGTatatttctttaatatttttccGTTGTGTTGGCATTCTTTTTGTCATGAGCCTTGTGCTATCACTACAACAAGATGGAAAGTTCAAGCCCAATGAGTTATTCTGCTATCACCTTTATTTAGAAATAGGATTTGCTTTTATCTTTTCTTTTGAATTATAGGGTCATTCCATAGTAAAGGGgatcttttatttatgttacaatttgtttttctttatttgaatcatTATACTCTGTTATAAgtgattttaataataaaattattcatAGTCTCGTGTTACAGGATCTGAGGTGCTCTCTCAACGAGTCCCAAAACCAAGAGATCGAGAAGTTCCCTCTAACAAGCCTCAAAAATCACCTCCATCACGAAATCTAAAACCTGGGACCATAACTTTTTGTTTCTGTTCTTTGAGTAAAATTGCAAGAGAAGTCTGTTTTGTGAATAATGAAGTAAGAAGTTTTTATGATCAATGTTTGCTTCACTGCtgcaaaaacgtaaaatgtatTTCTTTGTAACCAAATGTTGATTCATGAAAGGTTTTACTAATATTAGTAACTCAAGCTTCTCTGCCTGTCCTTTGAGTTCTGAACATAACAATTACTTCGACATTCTTAATGCTATTTCAGAACTGTATCCAGTGGTATCAGTGGTGCAAGCTTACTATACAGGCACTTTCGGCAATGTGAATCGCTCACCTGAAGGAAACTATGTTGCTGTTTCAAGTCGTGGTAACTTCTGTTTGACATGGGAACCTGGTCAGGTGAAATTTCTGTCTTTCTATAAGCATTCTGTAGACTCTGATTTGATTGATCAGCGATTTGTAGAATCAGTTTGGGTTTAAACTTTCATTTTTAAGATAATATTTTTACTTTGTTGGTCCTTGAGTAAGTAAATTTATGAAACCAATTTTCTAGCAAGTTTTAATGTGAAATATGCTTGAAAAGATTGGAAAAATCTTAAGGTCAATGCTTGATCATAGGCATTCTGGCAACCGCACAACAGGGCTGTTGCTAGAAGAATTCAGAACATTGGCTGGAGAGCTGATGGTGGCCTTTGGCTTCTTGTACATGGTGGCAGACTATACCTCAGCAAGGGTACAGGGGTGGCTCAATTCCTCTTTCTGGAAGCATCATACATGTATCATGCATTTACACTGTCTGCTAAATTCTTCCCTTGTTTACTTTGATTTTTTCGCTAACTGTTGCCTTCAGTTAGCATTCGGTTTCAATTTAATTTCatctttattgtttaaaaacttGGCATCTTCCACATTTTTAGATAACGGACGATTTTGAGGAAGTTCAAGTACAAAGTCGTGGATTTGGGATTCTCGATATTGGATACCGCTCACAGGTACACATGGTCTGTTTTTTTTCCTTTACTGTCCGGATAGGAAAAAATCACTGATCAGTAATTACATTATTATATGGAATACTAATCTATATACATTTTTGTTAAACAAGAAATGATGGCGAATAAACTACAAGCATCTGATACTGATCATCAATTGGCTGATGTAATTCATAGGATGAAGCACGGGCTGGTGGTGGTAGTGgagttcttttaaaaactaCGAACAGCTGGAAGACATGGACCCATGACAAAGCTGCCGATAACATTGCTGCCAATCCGTATTCCATAAAGTGAGCTTGATTCTTCCTCATTGTACGACCATGCTTATGAACTGCTAATAAAGTTTGGAGTACTTTCATTTCCTTATTAgcagattattttaaatacctGTTACTGAGGGCAGGAGCTATTGGGAttgaggaaaatatttttttcaggaAGTTCTGGTTTTGTCAGCTGGATTTTGCTAGAGGGAGAGAGACTATGTTGCAAATCCAAAACACTTCTAAGATATTTGTCAGCTGGATTTTGCTAGAGGGGAGAGACTATGCTGCAAATCCAAAGCACTTCGAAGATAGATGTTATCTTGAATGGGATCAACATTACCAGACATTAATCTTTTGAATGATGATGCAGGTTTGTCAATGACAAACAAGGCTTTGTGCTCGAGAATGATGGAGTTTTGCTAAAATATCTAGGACGAGTAATGGCCTGCATAAGGTAAAGTAAATGTACTGTCCTTGTTTTCAATTCCATTGGTTTAGGCAACAAGAATAAGCATTCCTGCTGAAGCTGTAAAATGACATGCGGAATTTCGCCAAATTGGTATAATATTTTTCTGTCCGTATTTTCTCCGACACCTTTACTAGATACGCTAATATACGTGCACATTTTCAAAGGGTGATACCAGTTTTGTAATATAATGCCGAATGTGCGATATGTGCTCATTTGTCGTGTGCCACTCATTAGCAATTAGTGAACTCCAGAACAGAGGCCTCAAACACTTTTTTTTACACTGTAAATGTCCTGTAACAATTCATACATTCTAGTTTCTGCTATAATGGCTTATTGTTTTCAGACTTTGTGCGGCTTACTACTTACATGTAATTCAAATCTAGGTTGCACCTGCTGAGTATTTTGTTAGTGTTCATATTAGCATTTTCCTGATATAAAAGATGTTTATTACATGGAAGTGTAATGGCTTCAAGTGACATAAAGCCATACTCGGTTAGGTTATATAGTTCCGACTTCTAACACAAGGTTTCATGATTGATGACTTTCATTCTCTCCATCCATCCAATTCTTCGAATCCAAGTACTAGTATtggtgtgtgtgtatatatatatatataaaagaaatcACACTTTGACGGAGAAGAGAACTAGTACACTCAAGTTTGACAAATTTAATGTTAGAAGAATTGTTTTGCAATATTCTTTCAAATGAGAGTGATAAGCTATAGCTAACAAGAATACAAACAAAATACAATAACTTAATGTGAAT from Primulina tabacum isolate GXHZ01 chromosome 14, ASM2559414v2, whole genome shotgun sequence includes:
- the LOC142524211 gene encoding uncharacterized protein LOC142524211 isoform X1; protein product: MATLSNYPSITTLCHPRRTRGRCLPAVSASYNDSHPPQQSSSITRRQLIALNAASVTLYPLVNRVLSAGMGDALSAWERAYLPIDPGVVLLDIAFVPDDPSHGFLVGTRQTILETKDRGNTWASRSIPSAEDEDFNYRFNSISFKGKEGWIVGKPAILLYTDDAGETWKRIPLSAQLPGDMFHRGGGTSRDKVERPRFFDSETKKMCWDKAKVVLGRDPDRWRMDAVGNIVCKGLHTCQGCLCYEYDHIIPFSSGGESVIENCQILQTRVNRLKSNKNGFDQILLKGYSCNIKFSNEELDNIEMAVYGSIIHPGNKCRVGIVDAKLGKYNSREHGFTCNSHKYD
- the LOC142524211 gene encoding photosystem II stability/assembly factor HCF136, chloroplastic-like isoform X2 — protein: MATLSNYPSITTLCHPRRTRGRCLPAVSASYNDSHPPQQSSSITRRQLIALNAASVTLYPLVNRVLSAGMGDALSAWERAYLPIDPGVVLLDIAFVPDDPSHGFLVGTRQTILETKDRGNTWASRSIPSAEDEDFNYRFNSISFKGKEGWIVGKPAILLYTDDAGETWKRIPLSAQLPGDMFHRGGGTSRDKVERPRFFDSETKKMCWDKAKVVLGRDPDRWRMDAVGNIVCKGLHTCQGCLCYEYDHIIPFSSGGESVIENCQILQTRVNRLKSNKNGFDQILLKGYSCNIKFSNEELDNIEMAVYGSIIHPGNKCRVGIVDAKLGKYNSREHGCI
- the LOC142524211 gene encoding uncharacterized protein LOC142524211 isoform X3, which translates into the protein MRSPPGKGLTSPLIPALSSSTLLLSPMTLLTDDLAGFLVGTRQTILETKDRGNTWASRSIPSAEDEDFNYRFNSISFKGKEGWIVGKPAILLYTDDAGETWKRIPLSAQLPGDMFHRGGGTSRDKVERPRFFDSETKKMCWDKAKVVLGRDPDRWRMDAVGNIVCKGLHTCQGCLCYEYDHIIPFSSGGESVIENCQILQTRVNRLKSNKNGFDQILLKGYSCNIKFSNEELDNIEMAVYGSIIHPGNKCRVGIVDAKLGKYNSREHGFTCNSHKYD
- the LOC142523827 gene encoding photosystem II stability/assembly factor HCF136, chloroplastic-like, with protein sequence MKGFTNISNSSFSACPLSSEHNNYFDILNAISELYPVVSVVQAYYTGTFGNVNRSPEGNYVAVSSRGNFCLTWEPGQIGKILRSMLDHRHSGNRTTGLLLEEFRTLAGELMVAFGFLYMVADYTSARITDDFEEVQVQSRGFGILDIGYRSQDEARAGGGSGVLLKTTNSWKTWTHDKAADNIAANPYSIKFVNDKQGFVLENDGVLLKYLGRVMACIRQQE